In a single window of the Desulfonatronum thiodismutans genome:
- a CDS encoding ADP-ribosylglycohydrolase family protein, whose amino-acid sequence MSTNTTIRDRAAGALMGAFIGDALGLGPHWYYDLAELRRDYGEWISGYTDPKPGRYHEGLKAGQLSQAGFILKLTLRSLVECGRYDEKDFCRRLEEDLFPLLDGAPVSGPGGYTSQSIREAWRRRVKLGLSWDRTGGEADTTEAIERTLAIAVRYAFQPRELASAVADNTVLTQANALVVSMTVAFGAVLGLLVRGHALDANLSSKLMDLVKSGELPFHAVTTDNLQPPAPGQPEPPRAGLFASPDALLTPSFMAAAAADPEIRIEPAWKVSLVYGMPCAIYHMLPAAYYLAARFHDDFESAVLHALNGGGQNQARSILTGALVGAQTGLSGIPRRFLDGLEEADELRRLSESLASMVEQR is encoded by the coding sequence ATGTCGACGAACACGACTATTCGGGATCGTGCGGCCGGGGCCCTCATGGGAGCCTTCATCGGGGACGCCCTGGGGCTCGGGCCGCACTGGTACTATGATCTGGCCGAACTGCGACGCGACTATGGGGAATGGATCAGCGGCTATACCGACCCCAAACCGGGCCGATACCACGAGGGACTCAAGGCGGGCCAGCTTTCCCAGGCGGGTTTTATCCTGAAGCTGACGCTTCGTTCCCTCGTTGAATGCGGGAGGTACGACGAAAAGGATTTTTGCCGCCGCCTGGAAGAGGATCTCTTTCCGCTTCTGGACGGCGCTCCGGTCAGCGGCCCGGGGGGATACACCAGTCAGTCGATCCGCGAGGCCTGGCGACGCCGGGTGAAGCTGGGCCTGTCCTGGGACCGGACCGGGGGCGAGGCCGACACCACGGAGGCCATCGAGCGCACCCTGGCCATCGCCGTCCGCTACGCGTTCCAGCCCCGAGAGCTGGCCTCGGCCGTGGCCGACAACACCGTCCTGACCCAGGCCAACGCACTGGTGGTATCCATGACCGTCGCCTTCGGCGCCGTGCTCGGCCTGCTGGTCCGGGGACACGCCCTGGACGCGAACCTGTCATCCAAGCTCATGGACCTGGTCAAGTCCGGAGAGCTGCCCTTTCACGCCGTGACCACCGACAACCTCCAGCCCCCGGCGCCGGGCCAGCCCGAACCGCCCCGCGCCGGTCTCTTCGCCTCGCCGGACGCCTTGCTCACCCCTTCCTTCATGGCGGCCGCGGCGGCGGACCCGGAGATCCGCATCGAACCGGCCTGGAAGGTCTCCCTGGTCTACGGCATGCCCTGCGCCATCTACCATATGCTCCCAGCGGCGTACTACCTTGCCGCCAGGTTCCACGACGACTTCGAGTCCGCGGTGCTTCACGCGCTCAACGGCGGCGGCCAGAACCAGGCCCGCTCCATCCTGACCGGCGCGCTCGTCGGCGCCCAGACGGGCCTTTCCGGCATCCCCCGACGCTTCCTGGACGGTCTCGAGGAAGCTGACGAGTTGCGCCGACTGTCGGAAAGCCTCGCCTCCATGGTCGAGCAGCGCTGA
- a CDS encoding TetR/AcrR family transcriptional regulator: MPTAHKRKKQPEIVRSKLIECAARIITEQGPNAVTIQAVADAAGVTKGGFLHHFQNKNQLSAAVSRYFIDQLDTELGKLMAEDPIEYGRFTRAYINSIWKDVASGQKEQWISFAIYALSEPQLKSMYNEWMKEKQRLHHDTDSDQLLQVLRYAADGIWLEILMGAGYQKEHSALLSSLIEMTHGQDG, translated from the coding sequence ATGCCGACAGCTCATAAACGAAAAAAACAACCTGAAATAGTCCGGAGCAAGCTTATTGAGTGTGCCGCGCGCATCATCACCGAGCAAGGTCCTAATGCCGTTACAATCCAGGCCGTCGCTGACGCTGCTGGTGTTACCAAGGGGGGATTCCTCCACCATTTCCAGAACAAGAATCAACTTAGCGCGGCTGTATCAAGGTATTTCATAGACCAACTGGATACGGAACTTGGCAAGTTGATGGCTGAAGATCCAATAGAATATGGGCGATTTACCAGAGCTTATATCAATTCGATCTGGAAAGATGTTGCCTCGGGGCAGAAAGAACAGTGGATATCTTTTGCCATCTACGCACTATCCGAGCCACAATTAAAGTCCATGTATAACGAATGGATGAAAGAAAAACAAAGACTCCACCACGACACGGATTCAGACCAATTGCTGCAAGTTCTGAGATATGCGGCCGATGGGATATGGCTTGAGATTTTAATGGGGGCTGGTTATCAAAAGGAGCACTCTGCTTTGTTATCCAGCCTTATCGAAATGACACACGGGCAAGATGGATAG
- a CDS encoding MATE family efflux transporter: MKSNLDDKHLLEQAPVSRVFLKYSLPSVVTMVFFGVQTLVDGVVVGNHLGPDALGGINIMMPLYSFIMVLALIVGIGSQTLVSMELGRRNPDKAQDAMSTGFRALVGISLIATVLLLLFAEPLTKLIGADERLLPFSLAYLKGLVPFILPLTLCFYSDAMLKALGHPRFSMLIMSLSVVVNVLLTFCFVIWLGWGNAGASMATGVAFTIGLLLSGCITFNPKQRLSMLKGRFQMPLLRRAVYNGSSEGVSEMAAAVSILIINLTVVRLLGADGVAAFTAINYINFTGILLFLGISDGLIPVLSYNYGAGNHQRVKRLFRFAAAINMSIGIMVFIVLQAFGGHAILLFFDGSESPAFQIAVEGLRLFAFVFLINGLNVLIIAYFTALGEAKSSIIISAARGLVFVLVGVTVLPMFMGITGVWTAIPLAELLTLGVALILIQRTHKKLF; encoded by the coding sequence CGTGGTGGGGAACCATCTGGGGCCGGACGCTTTGGGGGGGATCAACATCATGATGCCGCTGTACAGCTTCATCATGGTGTTGGCGCTGATCGTCGGCATCGGAAGCCAGACTCTGGTCAGCATGGAGCTGGGACGCCGGAATCCGGACAAAGCCCAGGACGCGATGTCCACCGGCTTCCGGGCTTTGGTGGGGATCAGCTTGATTGCCACGGTGTTGCTGCTGCTGTTTGCTGAGCCCCTGACCAAACTGATAGGTGCTGACGAGCGGCTGCTGCCGTTCTCTCTGGCCTACCTTAAGGGGCTGGTTCCGTTCATCTTGCCTCTGACCCTCTGCTTTTATTCCGACGCCATGCTGAAGGCATTAGGGCATCCCAGGTTTTCGATGCTCATCATGTCGCTTAGCGTGGTGGTCAATGTGTTACTTACCTTTTGCTTCGTGATCTGGCTGGGCTGGGGCAATGCCGGGGCGAGCATGGCCACCGGTGTCGCTTTCACCATCGGGTTGCTGCTTTCCGGATGTATCACGTTCAATCCCAAACAGCGGCTGTCGATGCTGAAGGGTCGTTTTCAGATGCCGCTCTTGCGACGTGCCGTTTACAACGGCTCATCCGAAGGCGTTTCGGAAATGGCGGCCGCGGTCAGCATCCTGATCATCAACCTCACTGTGGTTCGCCTCTTGGGGGCCGACGGTGTGGCCGCGTTCACAGCCATCAACTACATCAACTTCACGGGGATATTGCTGTTTCTTGGTATTTCGGATGGGCTGATTCCGGTGCTGAGCTACAATTACGGTGCCGGCAACCACCAACGGGTCAAGCGGCTGTTTCGCTTTGCCGCTGCGATCAACATGAGCATCGGGATCATGGTGTTCATCGTGCTGCAGGCGTTCGGCGGGCATGCGATTTTGTTGTTCTTCGACGGCAGCGAAAGCCCGGCGTTCCAGATCGCGGTCGAGGGCCTGCGTCTCTTCGCTTTCGTATTTCTGATCAACGGACTCAACGTGCTGATCATCGCCTACTTTACCGCACTGGGCGAAGCAAAGAGTTCCATCATCATTTCCGCGGCGCGCGGGTTGGTATTCGTGCTGGTCGGCGTCACCGTTTTGCCGATGTTCATGGGCATTACTGGCGTGTGGACGGCAATTCCGCTGGCGGAATTGCTGACACTGGGAGTTGCGCTCATACTGATTCAGAGGACACACAAAAAATTGTTTTGA